The genomic DNA ATTTCGTAGTCAATGGCTTGGAATTCGTTTTCGTGCAGCGGCGGGAAACGGGGGTCTTCGAATGCTGCGGAGCGGGCCATGTTCCAGACGGTGCGGAAGAGTTCTCCCGAGCCTTGCACGTTGCCGATGCAGCCGCGCAGATTGCCGCCGAGTTTCAGGGTCACGAATGCGCCGAGGTGTTCCCTGAGTTTGTCCGTGGGCGGCTCGGGCGGGGTGTCGGATGCCTCTCCCGGATTCAGGCCGAAAGAGATGGATTGGATCACGAGTTCCTTGAGATAGGACTTTTCTTCGTCCGTGAGTTCAAAGCGGAAATCCGACATGGTTTACTCCCTGTTTGTTTTGACGGCGGAGGGGACGAACAGCATCCCGGCGAGTCCCAGAGCGAACAGTACCATGATCGCGCTCATGCCGATACGCTGGCTGCCGGAAGCGAGTGTCAGCCACCCAACCAGCAGCGGGCCGAGGAAAGACGTCAGCTTGCCGGACAGGGCGAACAGGCCGAACATTTCGCCGCGTACCTCGGCCGGTGCCACCC from uncultured Pseudodesulfovibrio sp. includes the following:
- the amrA gene encoding AmmeMemoRadiSam system protein A — protein: MSDFRFELTDEEKSYLKELVIQSISFGLNPGEASDTPPEPPTDKLREHLGAFVTLKLGGNLRGCIGNVQGSGELFRTVWNMARSAAFEDPRFPPLHENEFQAIDYEISILSPIDVCPNPELVEIGRHGLIMSREGRSGLLLPQVPVEWKWDRETFLAQTCVKAGLPRDAWRKEGTTILWFEAVVF